A portion of the Vulpes vulpes isolate BD-2025 chromosome 5, VulVul3, whole genome shotgun sequence genome contains these proteins:
- the RO60 gene encoding RNA-binding protein RO60 isoform X1, translating into MQIQEGLFTSSSLGPSIPDTAEQGLGPRGFLKDRKMEESVNQMQPLNEKQITNSEDGYVWQVTDMNRLHRFLCFGSEGGTYYIKEQKLGLENAEALIRLIEDGRGCEVIQEIKSFSQEGRTAKQEPMLFALAICSQCSDISTKQAAFKAVSEVCRIPTHLFTFIQFKKDLKESMKCGMWGRALRKAIADWYNEKGGMALALAVTKYKQRNGWSHKDLLRLSHLKPSSEGLAIVTKYITKGWKEVHELYKEKALSVETEKLLKYLEAVEKVKRTKDELEVIHLIEEHRLVREHLLTNHLKSKEVWKALLQEMPLTALLRNLGKMTANSVLEPGNSEVSLVCEKLCNEKLLKKARIHPFHVLIASETYKTGHGLRGKLKWRPDEEILKALDAAFYKTFKTVEPTGKRFLLAIDVSASMNQRVLGSVLNASTVAAAMCMVVTRTEKDSYVVAFSDEMVPCPVTTDMTLQQVLMAMSQIPAGGTDCSLPMIWAQKTNTAADVFIVFTDNETFAGSIHPAVALKEYRKKMDIPAKLIVCGMTSNGFTIADPDDRGMLDMCGFDTGALDVIRNFTLDVI; encoded by the exons ATGCAAatacaggagggtttatttacaagctcgagcttgggtccaagtatacccgacacagcggagcagggacttggaccccgag GTTtcctaaaagacagaaaaatggagGAATCAGTAAACCAAATGCAACCACTGAATGAGAAGCAGATAACCAATTCTGAAGATGGATATGTATGGCAAGTCACTGATATGAATCGACTACACCGGTTCTTATGTTTTGGTTCTGAAGGTGGAACTTATTATATCAAAGAACAGAAGTTGGGCCTTGAAAATGCTGAAGCTTTAATTAGACTGATTGAAGATGGAAGAGGATGTGAAGTGATCCAGGAAATAAAGTCATTTAGTCAGGAAGGCAGAACCGCAAAGCAAGAGCCTATGCTCTTTGCACTTGCCATTTGCTCTCAGTGTTCTGACATAAGCACAAAACAAGCAGCATTTAAAGCTGTTTCTGAAGTTTGTCGCATTCCTAcacatctctttacttttatcCAGTTTAAGAAAGATCTGAAGGAAAGCATGAAATGTGGCATGTGGGGTCGTGCCCTCCGGAAGGCTATAGCAGACTGGTACAATGAAAAGGGGGGCATGGCCCTTGCTCTGGCAGTTACAAagtataaacaaagaaatggcTGGTCTCACAAAGATCTATTAAGATTGTCACATCTTAAACCTTCCAGTGAAG GACTTGCTATTGTGACCAAATATATTACAAAGGGCTGGAAAGAAGTCCACGAATTGTATAAAGAAAAAGCACTTTCTGTGGAGactgaaaaattattaaagtatcTGGAGGCCGTAGAGAAAGTGAAACGCACAAAAGATGAACTGGAAGTCATTCATCTAATAGAAGAACATAGATTAGTTAGGGAACATCTTCTAACAAATCATTTAAAGTCTAAAGAG GTATGGAAGGCTTTGTTACAAGAAATGCCTCTTACTGCATTACTAAGGAACCTAGGAAAAATGACTGCTAATTCAGTTCTTGAACCAGGAAATTCAGAAGTATCTTTAGTATGTGAAAAACTGTGTAatgaaaaactgttaaaaaag GCTCGTATACATCCATTTCATGTTTTAATTGCGTCAGAAACTTATAAAACAGGTCATGGGCTTAGAGGAAAACTGAAGTGGCGTCCTGATGAGGAAATTTTGAAAGCTTTGGATGCTGctttttacaaaacatttaag acagTGGAGCCAACTGGAAAACGTTTTTTGCTGGCTATTGATGTCAGTGCTTCTATGAACCAAAGAGTTTTGGGTAGTGTACTCAATGCTAGCACAGTTGCTGCAGCAATGTGCATG gttGTTACACGAACAGAAAAAGATTCTTATGTAGTTGCTTTTTCAGATGAAATGGTACCATGTCCAGTGACTACAGATATGACATTACAACAAGTTCTAATGGCTATGAGTCAG ATCCCAGCAGGTGGAACTGATTGCTCTCTTCCAATGATCTGGGCTCAGAAGACAAACACAGCTGCTGATGTCTTCATCGTCTTCACTGATAATGAGACCTTTGCTGGAAGTATCCATCCTGCTGTTGCTCTGAAGGAGTATCGAAAG AAAATGGACATTCCAGCTAAATTGATTGTTTGTGGAATGACATCGAATGGTTTTACCATTGCAGACCCAGATGATAGAGGCATGTTGGATATGTGTGGCTTTGATACTGGAGCTCTGGATGTAATTCGAAATTTCACATTAGATGTGATTTAA
- the RO60 gene encoding RNA-binding protein RO60 isoform X3, with product MEESVNQMQPLNEKQITNSEDGYVWQVTDMNRLHRFLCFGSEGGTYYIKEQKLGLENAEALIRLIEDGRGCEVIQEIKSFSQEGRTAKQEPMLFALAICSQCSDISTKQAAFKAVSEVCRIPTHLFTFIQFKKDLKESMKCGMWGRALRKAIADWYNEKGGMALALAVTKYKQRNGWSHKDLLRLSHLKPSSEGLAIVTKYITKGWKEVHELYKEKALSVETEKLLKYLEAVEKVKRTKDELEVIHLIEEHRLVREHLLTNHLKSKEVWKALLQEMPLTALLRNLGKMTANSVLEPGNSEVSLVCEKLCNEKLLKKARIHPFHVLIASETYKTGHGLRGKLKWRPDEEILKALDAAFYKTFKTVEPTGKRFLLAIDVSASMNQRVLGSVLNASTVAAAMCMVVTRTEKDSYVVAFSDEMVPCPVTTDMTLQQVLMAMSQIPAGGTDCSLPMIWAQKTNTAADVFIVFTDNETFAGSIHPAVALKEYRKKMDIPAKLIVCGMTSNGFTIADPDDRGMLDMCGFDTGALDVIRNFTLDVI from the exons atggagGAATCAGTAAACCAAATGCAACCACTGAATGAGAAGCAGATAACCAATTCTGAAGATGGATATGTATGGCAAGTCACTGATATGAATCGACTACACCGGTTCTTATGTTTTGGTTCTGAAGGTGGAACTTATTATATCAAAGAACAGAAGTTGGGCCTTGAAAATGCTGAAGCTTTAATTAGACTGATTGAAGATGGAAGAGGATGTGAAGTGATCCAGGAAATAAAGTCATTTAGTCAGGAAGGCAGAACCGCAAAGCAAGAGCCTATGCTCTTTGCACTTGCCATTTGCTCTCAGTGTTCTGACATAAGCACAAAACAAGCAGCATTTAAAGCTGTTTCTGAAGTTTGTCGCATTCCTAcacatctctttacttttatcCAGTTTAAGAAAGATCTGAAGGAAAGCATGAAATGTGGCATGTGGGGTCGTGCCCTCCGGAAGGCTATAGCAGACTGGTACAATGAAAAGGGGGGCATGGCCCTTGCTCTGGCAGTTACAAagtataaacaaagaaatggcTGGTCTCACAAAGATCTATTAAGATTGTCACATCTTAAACCTTCCAGTGAAG GACTTGCTATTGTGACCAAATATATTACAAAGGGCTGGAAAGAAGTCCACGAATTGTATAAAGAAAAAGCACTTTCTGTGGAGactgaaaaattattaaagtatcTGGAGGCCGTAGAGAAAGTGAAACGCACAAAAGATGAACTGGAAGTCATTCATCTAATAGAAGAACATAGATTAGTTAGGGAACATCTTCTAACAAATCATTTAAAGTCTAAAGAG GTATGGAAGGCTTTGTTACAAGAAATGCCTCTTACTGCATTACTAAGGAACCTAGGAAAAATGACTGCTAATTCAGTTCTTGAACCAGGAAATTCAGAAGTATCTTTAGTATGTGAAAAACTGTGTAatgaaaaactgttaaaaaag GCTCGTATACATCCATTTCATGTTTTAATTGCGTCAGAAACTTATAAAACAGGTCATGGGCTTAGAGGAAAACTGAAGTGGCGTCCTGATGAGGAAATTTTGAAAGCTTTGGATGCTGctttttacaaaacatttaag acagTGGAGCCAACTGGAAAACGTTTTTTGCTGGCTATTGATGTCAGTGCTTCTATGAACCAAAGAGTTTTGGGTAGTGTACTCAATGCTAGCACAGTTGCTGCAGCAATGTGCATG gttGTTACACGAACAGAAAAAGATTCTTATGTAGTTGCTTTTTCAGATGAAATGGTACCATGTCCAGTGACTACAGATATGACATTACAACAAGTTCTAATGGCTATGAGTCAG ATCCCAGCAGGTGGAACTGATTGCTCTCTTCCAATGATCTGGGCTCAGAAGACAAACACAGCTGCTGATGTCTTCATCGTCTTCACTGATAATGAGACCTTTGCTGGAAGTATCCATCCTGCTGTTGCTCTGAAGGAGTATCGAAAG AAAATGGACATTCCAGCTAAATTGATTGTTTGTGGAATGACATCGAATGGTTTTACCATTGCAGACCCAGATGATAGAGGCATGTTGGATATGTGTGGCTTTGATACTGGAGCTCTGGATGTAATTCGAAATTTCACATTAGATGTGATTTAA
- the RO60 gene encoding RNA-binding protein RO60 isoform X2, which translates to MPQPGSCPEPPRRPESFLKDRKMEESVNQMQPLNEKQITNSEDGYVWQVTDMNRLHRFLCFGSEGGTYYIKEQKLGLENAEALIRLIEDGRGCEVIQEIKSFSQEGRTAKQEPMLFALAICSQCSDISTKQAAFKAVSEVCRIPTHLFTFIQFKKDLKESMKCGMWGRALRKAIADWYNEKGGMALALAVTKYKQRNGWSHKDLLRLSHLKPSSEGLAIVTKYITKGWKEVHELYKEKALSVETEKLLKYLEAVEKVKRTKDELEVIHLIEEHRLVREHLLTNHLKSKEVWKALLQEMPLTALLRNLGKMTANSVLEPGNSEVSLVCEKLCNEKLLKKARIHPFHVLIASETYKTGHGLRGKLKWRPDEEILKALDAAFYKTFKTVEPTGKRFLLAIDVSASMNQRVLGSVLNASTVAAAMCMVVTRTEKDSYVVAFSDEMVPCPVTTDMTLQQVLMAMSQIPAGGTDCSLPMIWAQKTNTAADVFIVFTDNETFAGSIHPAVALKEYRKKMDIPAKLIVCGMTSNGFTIADPDDRGMLDMCGFDTGALDVIRNFTLDVI; encoded by the exons ATGCCCcaaccgggatcatgccctgagccacccaggcgacctgAGA GTTtcctaaaagacagaaaaatggagGAATCAGTAAACCAAATGCAACCACTGAATGAGAAGCAGATAACCAATTCTGAAGATGGATATGTATGGCAAGTCACTGATATGAATCGACTACACCGGTTCTTATGTTTTGGTTCTGAAGGTGGAACTTATTATATCAAAGAACAGAAGTTGGGCCTTGAAAATGCTGAAGCTTTAATTAGACTGATTGAAGATGGAAGAGGATGTGAAGTGATCCAGGAAATAAAGTCATTTAGTCAGGAAGGCAGAACCGCAAAGCAAGAGCCTATGCTCTTTGCACTTGCCATTTGCTCTCAGTGTTCTGACATAAGCACAAAACAAGCAGCATTTAAAGCTGTTTCTGAAGTTTGTCGCATTCCTAcacatctctttacttttatcCAGTTTAAGAAAGATCTGAAGGAAAGCATGAAATGTGGCATGTGGGGTCGTGCCCTCCGGAAGGCTATAGCAGACTGGTACAATGAAAAGGGGGGCATGGCCCTTGCTCTGGCAGTTACAAagtataaacaaagaaatggcTGGTCTCACAAAGATCTATTAAGATTGTCACATCTTAAACCTTCCAGTGAAG GACTTGCTATTGTGACCAAATATATTACAAAGGGCTGGAAAGAAGTCCACGAATTGTATAAAGAAAAAGCACTTTCTGTGGAGactgaaaaattattaaagtatcTGGAGGCCGTAGAGAAAGTGAAACGCACAAAAGATGAACTGGAAGTCATTCATCTAATAGAAGAACATAGATTAGTTAGGGAACATCTTCTAACAAATCATTTAAAGTCTAAAGAG GTATGGAAGGCTTTGTTACAAGAAATGCCTCTTACTGCATTACTAAGGAACCTAGGAAAAATGACTGCTAATTCAGTTCTTGAACCAGGAAATTCAGAAGTATCTTTAGTATGTGAAAAACTGTGTAatgaaaaactgttaaaaaag GCTCGTATACATCCATTTCATGTTTTAATTGCGTCAGAAACTTATAAAACAGGTCATGGGCTTAGAGGAAAACTGAAGTGGCGTCCTGATGAGGAAATTTTGAAAGCTTTGGATGCTGctttttacaaaacatttaag acagTGGAGCCAACTGGAAAACGTTTTTTGCTGGCTATTGATGTCAGTGCTTCTATGAACCAAAGAGTTTTGGGTAGTGTACTCAATGCTAGCACAGTTGCTGCAGCAATGTGCATG gttGTTACACGAACAGAAAAAGATTCTTATGTAGTTGCTTTTTCAGATGAAATGGTACCATGTCCAGTGACTACAGATATGACATTACAACAAGTTCTAATGGCTATGAGTCAG ATCCCAGCAGGTGGAACTGATTGCTCTCTTCCAATGATCTGGGCTCAGAAGACAAACACAGCTGCTGATGTCTTCATCGTCTTCACTGATAATGAGACCTTTGCTGGAAGTATCCATCCTGCTGTTGCTCTGAAGGAGTATCGAAAG AAAATGGACATTCCAGCTAAATTGATTGTTTGTGGAATGACATCGAATGGTTTTACCATTGCAGACCCAGATGATAGAGGCATGTTGGATATGTGTGGCTTTGATACTGGAGCTCTGGATGTAATTCGAAATTTCACATTAGATGTGATTTAA